The Limisphaera ngatamarikiensis nucleotide sequence TGGCCTCGCGCTTGTCCAGCCGGGCCAACAACTCGCGGAGCATGGCGGTCACCGTCTTTTCCTCCAGCTCCTCGTAGGGTGTGTGGGCGGATTCGTCCTGAACGATCTCGCCAAAGCTGTTGGAGTCCTCCTCATCCGAAAGCGGTGCGTCCAGCGAGGCCGGTCGGATGGCCGCCGTGCGCATTTGCGCCACCCGGGCGGGGGTGGTCCCCAGCTCGGCTGCAAGCTCCTCATCGGTGGGTTCGCGCCCCAGCTCCTCCTGCAACTCCATCGCCACGCGCCGCATGCGCGCGATCTTGTCCACCAGATGCACCGGCAGGCGGATGGTCTTGGACTGGTTGGCCAGGGCGCGTTTGATGGCCTGTTTGATCCACCAGGCGGCGTAGGTGGAAAGCTTGCCGCCCTTCTTGGGATCGAACCGTTCCACGGCCTTCATCAACCCGATGTTCCCTTCACTGATGAGATCCAGCAACGGCAACCCCAGCCCCTCGTAATCCCGCGCAATCTTGACCACCAACCGGAGGTTGGCCTTGATCATGTGTTCCCGCGCCTTCTTGTCGCCGGCCTTGATCCGCGCCGCCAGTTCGATTTCCTCCTCGGGCGTCAGCAGCTTCACCTGCCCGATTTCCCGTAAATACAGCCGGAACGCGTTCTCCGTGTCCCGATCGTCAATGTCCTGATCCTCCGGGCCGACCTCGGCCTCCCGCGCCACTTCGAGCTCGGCCGGGGTGGGGCCGGGTGACTGCGCCGGGGTTTGAGGCTCGGGTACGGTCGCGGCGGCGGGCGGCGAAGTGGCCTCCGGGGGGGGCGCCGCAGGTTCCGCAGCCTCGGCAGGTGCCGGGACCTGTCCGGCTGCCGCCCGGGTCCCGCCCTGCGCGGGGGCGGAAACCCTGGCCCGGCCACTTTTCCGGACGCGCCGGGTCGCAGCCTTGCGTTTGGATCCGGACCGGGACTGTTTCCTGGCGGCCATAACTCTGTTGCAGCATTTGAAGAGCCAACAGCCCGGCGCAAGCAGAAACGAAAAATCACCGACAAACCCCCGCGCCGCGGTCCGGCCGGGGAACCTCACCTCGCCGAACCGGGAACACCGGACGAGGGCGCCTGCGCCGCCAGGGCCGACCAGATTTCCTCGTAAATCCGATTCATCGCCGCGGCTTTTTGCGGCCAGATGTAGTGCTGCAACACGCGTTCATGTGCCGCCACGGACATGCACCGGCGCCGATCCGGGTCGCGGGCCAGTTCCACCAGGGCCCGTGCCAGGGCATCGGCAGTGGTTTCCGGATCGGTCGGCGGTACGCGAATGGCCGTCGCGTCCGTGACAATCTCGGCCTGTCCGTGATGCAGCAGCGTCACGGCGGGCAGGGATGCCGCCATGGCCTCCAACAAGGCGTTGCCCGACGTGTCTCGCAGGCTCGTGAACAAAAACAGGTCATGAGACTCAAGCAGCGGCGGCAACTGCTCCCGCGACACACGACCGTGCCATTCAATGGCACTGGCCACACCCAGCCGCACCGCCGTCGCCTTGACCGCTCCCGCGTCGGGTCCGTCCCCCACCATGCTCAATCGCAGACGCGGCTCCTGTTGCCGCGCCCGGGCATAGGCCGTCACTGCCAGGGAGCCGCCCTTGATCTTTTCCATGCGACTGACCCACAACACCCGCACCGGGCCCTCCCGCCGGACCGGTCGGGGCGGCCTCACCTGCTCCGGCATCACACCCGTCTCCAGCATGGACCGCACCTTGGAACGGTAACGCTCCGGAATCCGGCGCGCCGTGTCGCCATTGGCCACCAGAATCATGGCCGCGGCGCGAAAGCTGAAATGCAACGGAGGCCAGAACGGCGCGCTCAGGACGGTGAGCGACCGAAAGCCTTCCGGGATCAGCCGGGTGCCAAACCGGCGCAGGAACGGCCAGGGACAGATCTGCCCGCCGCCCAGTGGGCCGAGCAGGACCGGCGGGCGCGCCTGCCACCAAAACCCGGGTTGCCGGAACGAATTGAAGGTGACGTGATGTACCAAATCGTAGGAGTTCAGCCGGGCTGCCACGTGCCGGCGCACCCCCCATTGCCACACCGCATAAAAGACGCTCACGGGCACGCCCCGGCCCTTCCACCGCAACCACGGACCGGGCGGGTCATAGTACAAAAACTCCGGATGCGGCTCCGGCAACGATCCCAGCGCGCTTTCAATGGCCGGCCGGTTGTTGGCCCGCGTCACCACCGTGACCTTGTGGTAACGAGCCATCTCCGTCGCCCAACGCCAACCGACCTCGGGCTCGGATCCGCGACCCGGTTCGCAGGCGTACGCGGACATCAACACCTTGCGTCGTTCATCCATCCAAGGCCGACCAACCTAGGCAACGGCCAACCCGGCGGGCAAGTTCCCGCCGACCCGCACCCACCGCGGCAACCGCCCCAAACCGGCAGGGACAGCGTCCCAGCCGTCCGCAAGGATTGGAGGGCGCACGCAGGTTTTTGTTCCACCACAGAGACACAGAGGACACAGAGGGGTGTGGTGTACCGCGAACAGCACCGGAGGGACGGCGTCCCCGCCGTCCGCAAGAATTAGCGGGCACAGGGGACTGTGCCCCTCCCAGGTGGTGGATGGGGAGGGACCGCGTCCTCGCGGTCCGTGAGAATTGGCAGGCACAAAGGCAAGGATTGGCGGGCACGGAGGACCGTGCCCCTCCCGGGGATGAGGTAAACGGGCACAGAGGACTGTGCCCCTCCCCGATTGTGCAATTGGGAGGGACGGCGTCCCCGCCGTCCGCAAGGATTGGCGGGCGCACGCAGGTTTTTGGTTTCACCACGGAGACACGGAGGACACAGAGAGGGGTGCGGTGTTCCGCCAGAGGCAAGGGAGGGACGGCGTCCCCGCCGTCCGCAAGAATGAGCCGGCACCGGGGATGGTTGCCCCTCACGTTCAGGTTCCCCCTTCGAAAGCCCCTTTTGCATTCGCCCTGTGTGGCTTGTGTGCTGTGGAGGGGCCTGGCTCCGTGCTGCCGTGGTCAGTCCCGACGGGGAGCCTCTGGCCCCCGCCGTGCGATCCCCGGGACCGGAACCTGCCCCTTGCAAATCCGCCGGCCGGTCGTACGGTACGGTGAGAACCAACAGCCCCCATCAACAACGCCACCAATGGAAAGGAGCCCGCAATGCCCGTGCGCAAACTCAAGGAGTTCCTCGACGCCCATGGCGTCAAATACGTCAGCATCCTGCATTCACCGGCCTATACCGCCCAAGAAGTGGCCGCTTCAGCCCATGTACCGGGCCGGATCATGGCCAAGGTGGTGATCGTTGACCTGGACGGCGAGCTGGCCATGGCGGTCCTGCCCGCAACCCGCCGGGTCGTCTTGCAGGACCTGCGCGAGCTCACCGGCTGCGATCGCGCGCGGTTTGCCACCGAAGAGGCGTTTCAGACCCGGTTCCCGGATTGCGAGATCGGGGCCATGCCGCCCTTCGGCAACCTGTACGGCATGAAGGTGTTTGCCGCCGAGTCCCTCCGCCAAAACCCGGAGATCGCCTTCAACGCCGGATCCCACACCGAAATCATCAAAATGGCCTGGTCCGATTTCGAACGCCTGGTCCAACCCCAAATGGCCTCGTTCACCACCTGACCGGTCCACGGCCGCCATGCGTCTCCGCCAGAACTGCACCTCCGAGCCGGAGCCGGATTGGGCGATGGACGGCCGCTGCCGGGTGTGGTTCAGTAGTGGCGATGTCGGACAGTGCTCCGGTGCATGAACAGGGTTTGGTGGAGCCGGTGACCTGGGGCGCGGACGCGGATCCGGGTCTGGACTGGTTTTGCGTTCGCTGCCTGCGGGGCGTGGCCCGGGAATACGATCGCGTGTATCGGGACGGACGCAGCGAGTTCGATTTCGAGAACCCGGACGGCCAGCGGTTTCACATCCTGTTGTTTGCCGATTGTCCGGGTGGTCGGCCCGTGGGGGTGCCCACAGAACTGCATACGTGGTTCCCCGGACACGCGTGGTGTTATTGCGTCTGCCGCGGCTGCGGATTGCAACTGGGTTGGTGGTACGTCGGAGAGTGCCGGTTTGTCGGGCTCATCCGCGGCCGGATCCTTTCGGCCCGACACTGGCGGAACTGAACACCGCTCGACGGGCCCTCGTGCCAGGGCGGCACCGGCCTGCGCCGCGTTCGGCTTCGTGGGCCGACCCTGAAGGGCGAACCCACAACAGCCCCCGGCTGCATCGGCGGCATACCCGGATTTGCGCTTCGCCGCGGGCGAATCGGCAAAAGGGGATCCTCGGACACGCCGGTGCACGCACCGGGTGTGGATTGTGGGGCAGGGCCGGGATCTCCCGTCCATCCGACCCATCGTTTCGCCCGGCCGGTGCAACGACCGTGGAAGGACCGCACCCGAGTTTCCGCCGGGCCGAATCCCGGCCCGTGACGTCCGGGGTCCGGTCCCGCCGCCGGATCCCACCGGTACACCCGGTTGTCGTGCCCCAACTCAGTAGCGGTAATGCTCCGGCTTGTAGGGTCCGTCAATGGGCACGCCGATGTACGCGGCCTGTTTGGGAGTGAGCCGGGTCAGCTTCACCCCGAGCCGGTCCAGGTGCAGCCGGGCCACCTCCTCGTCGAGTTTCTTGGGCAGTCGATAGACCCCCACCTTGTAGGTGTCGCGATTCTCCCAAAGGTCCATCTGCGCCAGGCACTGGTTGGTGAAGCTGTTGCTCATGACGAAGCTGGGATGACCCTCGGCACAGCCGAGGTTCACCAGCCGGCCCTCGGCCAGGATGTAGATGCTCCGGCCGTTGGGCAGGTCATACCGATCCACCTGGGGTTTGATGTTCACCTTTCGCACCCCGGGCAGGGCGTTGAGACGGTCCACCTGGATCTCGTTGTCGAAATGCCCGATGTTGCAGACGATGGCCTGGTCCTTCATCTGCAACATGTGTTCCAGGGTGATGACGTCGCAGTTGCCCGTGGCGGTCACGTAGATGTCCGCAATCCCCAGGGTCTCCTCGACCGTGGTGACCTGGTACCCTTCCATGGCTGCCTGGAGGGCGTTGATGGGATCGATCTCCGTGACGATCACCCGGGCGCCGAACCCGCGCAGGCTCTGGGCGCTGCCCTTGCCCACGTCCCCGTAACCGCACACCACCGCGGTCTTGCCCGCGATCATCACGCCCAGCGCCCGTTTCAGGCCGTCGGCCAGCGATTCCCGGCACCCATACAGGTTGTCGAACTTGGACTTGGTGACGGAATCGTTGACGTTGATGGCCGGGACGAGGAGCCGACCCTGCTGCAGCATCTGGTAGAGTCGATGGACGCCAGTGGTGGTCTCCTCGCTCACCCCTTTCCATTCCTTGACGACCTCGGTGAACCAGCCGGGCCGTTCCTTCGCACACCGTTTGAGCAGGTTCTTGATGACCTGTTCCTCCTTTGATTCGGCCGGTTGATGCACCCAGTCGTCGCCCTGTTCCATTTCATAGCCCCGGTGGAGGAGCAGGGTGGCGTCGCCGCCGTCGTCCACCACCAGTTGCGGGCCCTTCATGTCGGGATGCGTCAGCGCCCGCAGGGTGAACTCCCAGTAGTCCTCGAGCGTCTCCCCCTTGTAGGCGAACACGCTGATGCCGGCCCTGGCAATGGCGGCGGCGGCGTGGTCCTGGGTGGAAAA carries:
- a CDS encoding sigma-70 family RNA polymerase sigma factor; translation: MDDRDTENAFRLYLREIGQVKLLTPEEEIELAARIKAGDKKAREHMIKANLRLVVKIARDYEGLGLPLLDLISEGNIGLMKAVERFDPKKGGKLSTYAAWWIKQAIKRALANQSKTIRLPVHLVDKIARMRRVAMELQEELGREPTDEELAAELGTTPARVAQMRTAAIRPASLDAPLSDEEDSNSFGEIVQDESAHTPYEELEEKTVTAMLRELLARLDKREATILTRRFGLDGEPPQTLEEVGAQFGVTRERVRQIQNIALRKLRRMIEKLEKVKD
- a CDS encoding glycosyltransferase family 4 protein — encoded protein: MDERRKVLMSAYACEPGRGSEPEVGWRWATEMARYHKVTVVTRANNRPAIESALGSLPEPHPEFLYYDPPGPWLRWKGRGVPVSVFYAVWQWGVRRHVAARLNSYDLVHHVTFNSFRQPGFWWQARPPVLLGPLGGGQICPWPFLRRFGTRLIPEGFRSLTVLSAPFWPPLHFSFRAAAMILVANGDTARRIPERYRSKVRSMLETGVMPEQVRPPRPVRREGPVRVLWVSRMEKIKGGSLAVTAYARARQQEPRLRLSMVGDGPDAGAVKATAVRLGVASAIEWHGRVSREQLPPLLESHDLFLFTSLRDTSGNALLEAMAASLPAVTLLHHGQAEIVTDATAIRVPPTDPETTADALARALVELARDPDRRRCMSVAAHERVLQHYIWPQKAAAMNRIYEEIWSALAAQAPSSGVPGSAR
- a CDS encoding aminoacyl-tRNA deacylase; this encodes MPVRKLKEFLDAHGVKYVSILHSPAYTAQEVAASAHVPGRIMAKVVIVDLDGELAMAVLPATRRVVLQDLRELTGCDRARFATEEAFQTRFPDCEIGAMPPFGNLYGMKVFAAESLRQNPEIAFNAGSHTEIIKMAWSDFERLVQPQMASFTT
- a CDS encoding cereblon family protein, producing the protein MSDSAPVHEQGLVEPVTWGADADPGLDWFCVRCLRGVAREYDRVYRDGRSEFDFENPDGQRFHILLFADCPGGRPVGVPTELHTWFPGHAWCYCVCRGCGLQLGWWYVGECRFVGLIRGRILSARHWRN
- the ahcY gene encoding adenosylhomocysteinase encodes the protein MATTLKNKTAANRKPARALPARARRKSEPDFYVRDLSLAELGRKEIEVAEHEMPGLMAIRAKYGPRKPLQGVRISGSLHMTVETAVLIETLVELGATVRWASCNIFSTQDHAAAAIARAGISVFAYKGETLEDYWEFTLRALTHPDMKGPQLVVDDGGDATLLLHRGYEMEQGDDWVHQPAESKEEQVIKNLLKRCAKERPGWFTEVVKEWKGVSEETTTGVHRLYQMLQQGRLLVPAINVNDSVTKSKFDNLYGCRESLADGLKRALGVMIAGKTAVVCGYGDVGKGSAQSLRGFGARVIVTEIDPINALQAAMEGYQVTTVEETLGIADIYVTATGNCDVITLEHMLQMKDQAIVCNIGHFDNEIQVDRLNALPGVRKVNIKPQVDRYDLPNGRSIYILAEGRLVNLGCAEGHPSFVMSNSFTNQCLAQMDLWENRDTYKVGVYRLPKKLDEEVARLHLDRLGVKLTRLTPKQAAYIGVPIDGPYKPEHYRY